In Leishmania mexicana MHOM/GT/2001/U1103 complete genome, chromosome 7, the sequence GACATCGCGAAGGGAAGCCTCTACGAGACGGCGTACGTGACAGTCGGCCCGGCTGTGCTGCCAAGGGTGAAGCTGGTGAACCTCTCGAGCATCAACTTCCGCGACGTGGGCTGCTACCAAGTCGCTTTCCCTCGGCCCTCCAAGAACAACAAGTACCTGCTCCTCACGagcgctgacggcgctgtgtACACGGTGGATCTGCTGCAAGAAGAGCCGTTGGAGCTCGAGGCGGGGGTGACGGTGCAGACAATTCGTGGTGAGGGTGACCGGTGCTGCGTGGTGCTGTCGAGCAGGTGGGTGTTCACGACCAAAGGCAAGACGTGGGCGGAGGAGGTTCAGGTTTCCGTTAATGTGCAGACGAACGGCGTGTCGCTGCGTCTGCGTGACGGGAACActgtgccgctgcatctCTACTGGCGGTCACTGGCTGCGAACGTCATGTGGACTCAGATGATCTCCGTGCAGTGCAGCGTGACGGGCATCTGCCTCGAGAGTAACTATGAGGGCCGCAAGCAGCACGTAGCTGAGCCGTTCGACGCTGATGTAAGCCTTCGTGAGATGCGCCTCACCAGCCGGGACGTCTACCTCAAAGGGTTCTATCTtggcctgcagcagctcaccaTCACCGTTTCCGAAGTCCTGCTGTATCAGCTACAGATGGTCGCATCGCGCTGTTGCGTAGACACGGTGTTTGACCCACTGGCATGGGTGCAGGAGCCTATCGTGGTGGCGTTGCTGCGGAGTGTGCCCGCCaccctgccgcagcacctgcacatTGGCAGCGCTAGCATCGCGGAGACGCCGCTGGAGCTGAGCTGGGACCGCAGCACGCGTCCGCCGCATGACTTCCTGCTCGGCGACTCAGCTATCTCAAAACTGATACCGTCCCTCCATCACGCCATGCTCGTCTTGCCAAAATTACAGCTCCGAAATGTGTCGCGTGTGTCGCTGGTGGAGCTGATTGGCCGCGTCCGGCAAATTCTCATCATGGAGGTGGTCAAGCAGATACCGAAGATGGTCACCACGGTGGGTTTCTTCAAGAAGAACTCGTCCCTCCTCGAGAAGGTCACTTCCACCGTATCATCCTTTCTCTTCCGTCCCTCGGCCGAGACGGACACcaccgacgacggcggctcGGCGCTGATATGACGAAAGGCGCAGCCGGCAGTGTTTGCTCATCGCCTGAGAGCAAGCGAAccattgtgtgtgtgtgatgcgcTCCTCAAACCAGCCCACAGGTGCTCTCTTCCCTCCATATGCAGAAGCTCACAGGTGCAGTGGCATCAATCTCTTACAAGGAACCGCATAGGCTCACATGTTTTCCACTGTCCCTCCTCGTTGTTTGTGGGCGTGGTGCGCATCCGACGATGCTGTTGCCGTTGTCTCTCGAGGGCCTTTTATATCTTTCCCTTAATGCCGGACGGGGTGCATTACcgggcggcggcacacagTGGCCGCGCCCCCGCCGAGTACGTCTGAATGCAAGCTCCCCGCGTCCTCATCTTCAAGCACCCaatctccctctctctgttgcTCTTGTGCGCTGTACCATGTTGCCGTGCTCCCCTCTCGCGAACATCACTACACGaaaccaacaacaacaacgcctTCCTCCGGCGTGCTTGCACGCTCTCTCGTTCCGGTGTCAttgacgcacacacaaatatatatatatatatctgcaCAGTAACTTGCCAAACGTTCTTCAATCCACTTGGGAGTCCTCCGTCCATTTATCTGCTCATACCCGCACTTGCTCTCGACTGTGTACGCACGCTACCCTCTACGTGCTCCAGGTTTCCCTCAcactctccccttctctttgGGCTTGgtcctcctctgccgtgaTAGTGCTCTGTGACGACTGAGTGTGCGTCTGCTTTTCAGTGCCTTCGCGAATTGTATCTGGACAGCGATCATGTCTCGACTTCCCGGAGAACCACTGTCGGAGGTGGCGCAACATGGGCGGACGGAGCCGGCCTGTCACCCGCAGGATGAGGCGGTGAATACGAAACCCAAATCCGAATCCTCCAACGTTACAGACCGGCAGGATGACAATCCCGAGTTGACAAAGAAGCCGCACGCGGGGGCGGAGGACACCAACACAGGGGAGGCGttggacgaggaggatgccgaGGAGGTGCCTCGAAAGAAGCATTACTCGAAGTTTCGTCTGTGGTTTGAGAAGGTCGTGCCACCGGGCGGTGTCATTGCGAGCTCCTTCACTCTGGGCAGCTCCACTCTTGGCGCCGGTATCCTCGGTCTCCCGGCCGCGTTCAACAGCATGGGCTTTGTGACTGCGCTGCTTGTGCTCATAGTCGTTACAGTGCTCACGGTCTTCTCTTTGTGGCTGCTGGCGCGGTGCTCCGACGCGGCGAAGGTTCGGACGTACGAGGATGTGGCTCGTGTGCTGCTCGGCCGTGGCGCCGACTACGCAGCCGCCATTTTCATGCTCGGCTTCTGtctcggcggcgccgtcagcTACATCATTTCCATCGGTGACCTGCTCACTCCTATCTTTGACGACCCTAGTGTGCCAGAGTTCCTGAGGAAGAAGATTGGCAACAGCGTCATCACGTCCATAGTGTGGCTCGTCGTCATTCTACCCCTGTGCCTGCCCAAGAATATCGACTCGCTCCGGCACACGTCCATCATAAGCGTCAGCATGGTGGTGTTCTTTGTCATCTGCATCATGCAGGACAGCTGCGAGTTCATGGCGAAGAACGGGTGGCGCAAGGATATCAAGTTCTTCAACACGGGCAATGACGCCATTCAGGGCCTGGGCACTGTCATCTTCGCCTGCCTCGTCCAGATCAACGCTCAGGAAGTCTACTATGAGATGGCGGATCCGACGCCGCGCAACATGGTGCGTAACAGCGCAATCGCTATGGGCGGCTGCGGTCTCTTGTACGTTTTCGCTGGCGTCTTCGGCTGCGCGCGTTTCGGCTCCACGGTGAAGTCGTCCATTCTGCTCAAGTACCAGCCGCGTGAGGCGCCGCAGTTCTGGTTTGCCTACTTCGGCATCGTCGTGAAGATTTGCGTGGCCTTTGCGCTGCACCAGCTTCCGTTGCGCGACAGCATCTACCACTTCTTCTCGTGGGACGTCTACCGCATGCCCTGGTGGAGGAACGCTCTCATTTGTGGCGGTATCGCGGCATTCGTGCTGATCGTTGGCCTCCTAGTCCCGGACCTCAACATCGTCCTCGGCCTCGTCGGCTCCCTCTGCGGCGGCTTCATCGGCTTCATCTTCCCATCTCTCATGATCATGTACACGGGTAAATGGAGTCTGAAGGATGTGGGCTTGTTCGAGTGGTCGGTGACCTATATCCTCCTCCTTGttggcgtcgtcgccgtcgtctttGGCACCTCCGCTTCCATCTACTCAATCGTGTGACCGCAAGGCCGAGGCGATCATGGCCAActggcgctgcgggaggagggggcggggctGGCAGCCTTGAGCtagcgcgccagccgccaTGTTCTTTGTGGGCAGTGTAGTGCAGAGCACTGCCACTGGCACACGCATACGTGGAACGGCTTCCTCCATATACTTCACCATGCACCTGTGGCCCTGTGCAGCCGTGTTACTGGTttgtgcgtctgcgcccGCGCCGGTCGCGTCGGAGTGCGTTTGTGTTTGCGCTTGTGGGTCGAACGAAGAGGACGCGGAGACCGTTGCCGCACTTCGCACATGCgcatagacacacacacacacacacacgcatacgaCAAGGACCGCGATGCAGATGCATccacgcaggcgcacgcagGTTACCCGCACAAAAGGGCAGGAAAACCCGCAGAAGGATAAAAAATAAAACGAGAAACAGAAAACGAGTCGAGTCCTTTCGTGTGGTCTGCCTGCCTGTTGCcgtctgcccctcccctccgcggacacttctctctctccgctcccttcctccctccccctcttccgcttCGTTTTATCTTATTTGATTGTGACTGTTGTGCTTCCGCTTTTTTCCTTGTTTACCCTtctgctcccctccctccccctcctcttgtGTTTTTCATGCCTTTTTGTACGTTTCTTTTCTCCACGTTACGCGctatgtgtgcctgtgcgcccACGTGTGCTCTGGCTTGTGTTTGTCTGTCCTGCTTATGTGACGGCATCGATGTGTGCACACgcgtctctcttcttttccctcttcctTTTTGTGCATGCTGACATCCCTGTTCTGCTCCCGGGTTGTAGTTACCAGAGGGGGTGTGACACCCGCGATTGTACGTTGCCTCtgtgccccaccccccctcctcgcgcatCCGCCTAGTGCTGCAAGTTTCTCTGCTCCACATACTGCTATCCTTTCTTTCCGAGCAAGGGTGCATATTTCACATGTAGGGAGGCGTTACGTAGAGGAGCGCATGACTGACAGCTCGGAAtcttcttctctttttttttcactctGTGCTAGCCCACTTTTCTAGCCTGTGTGTTGGCTTTTCCTGTGACGTTTGTGGATGTGCTCATCGGTGCTCTTCACATAATGGGGTGCTTCGCTTGTCCTTGGGTTGGGTCGAAGAGGATGGCGCCATTGTGGCTTGCTTCTCTTTCCAACTTGAGGCGTGATCCCCGACACCTCCACCCTCCACATCATGAGCGCGCCATGTTTCTCGTTTCGAGGCCTTACACAACGAAGAATTTGACTCCGAGCAGTGCAGCAGGAGTGTGGACTGTGAGAGATGAAGCGCTCATACATTGCCTtgcctgtatgtgtgtgtgtgtcaagTGTTCGTCCTTGGGTGTGCATCAATACCCTCCTGCTGAGTGGCTGTATgaaccccctctccccctgctCTGACAGTGTGCTCCTTCGatttctcccctctctcgaCGATGATATGTAGATGTATATTTG encodes:
- a CDS encoding putative transmembrane amino acid transporter — translated: MSRLPGEPLSEVAQHGRTEPACHPQDEAVNTKPKSESSNVTDRQDDNPELTKKPHAGAEDTNTGEALDEEDAEEVPRKKHYSKFRLWFEKVVPPGGVIASSFTLGSSTLGAGILGLPAAFNSMGFVTALLVLIVVTVLTVFSLWLLARCSDAAKVRTYEDVARVLLGRGADYAAAIFMLGFCLGGAVSYIISIGDLLTPIFDDPSVPEFLRKKIGNSVITSIVWLVVILPLCLPKNIDSLRHTSIISVSMVVFFVICIMQDSCEFMAKNGWRKDIKFFNTGNDAIQGLGTVIFACLVQINAQEVYYEMADPTPRNMVRNSAIAMGGCGLLYVFAGVFGCARFGSTVKSSILLKYQPREAPQFWFAYFGIVVKICVAFALHQLPLRDSIYHFFSWDVYRMPWWRNALICGGIAAFVLIVGLLVPDLNIVLGLVGSLCGGFIGFIFPSLMIMYTGKWSLKDVGLFEWSVTYILLLVGVVAVVFGTSASIYSIV